A genome region from Candidatus Melainabacteria bacterium includes the following:
- the fabF gene encoding beta-ketoacyl-[acyl-carrier-protein] synthase II, producing the protein MSRRVVVTGIGAVTPIGTGREDLWKAMLRGDSGVGYITQFDAEAVGLTVKIAAEVKGFNIQDFYTDARQVGSMLKEMDRVTLFSMAAAKLALADANLNIRETDAERVGTFIGTGVGGIITTTEDHIKLMQGGPKKIGIRSIIKLMPNAPSGQVAIAHGAKGRAKSDATACASGLDSLFDAFMYIRDNRADVMISGGSEACLNSFTVASFNNMMALSRRNDAPKEASRPFSVDRDGFVIGEGSVILILEELEHALRRNATIYAEIVGGGATCDASHIVAPEETGDGAARAIREALRDAQLSPTDIDYINAHGTSTLLNDERETMAIKSVFKEHAYKLAISSTKSMVGHLLGGAGAIGAAATALSLHHQQLHPTINLHNPDPKCDLDFIPNVCREAKVDYALTEALGFGGHNTVLAMKRFVA; encoded by the coding sequence ATGAGCCGAAGAGTTGTCGTAACCGGAATTGGCGCTGTTACGCCGATTGGTACTGGACGAGAAGACCTGTGGAAAGCGATGCTGCGAGGAGACAGCGGCGTCGGTTACATCACCCAGTTCGACGCAGAAGCAGTCGGCCTGACGGTCAAGATCGCCGCGGAAGTCAAAGGTTTCAACATCCAGGATTTCTACACCGATGCTCGCCAGGTCGGCTCGATGTTGAAAGAGATGGACAGAGTAACGCTGTTCAGCATGGCAGCTGCCAAGCTCGCCCTTGCCGATGCAAACTTGAATATCCGTGAGACGGATGCAGAACGGGTCGGTACATTCATTGGAACAGGAGTCGGTGGCATCATTACGACCACTGAAGACCATATCAAACTGATGCAAGGCGGGCCAAAGAAGATTGGCATTCGTTCAATCATCAAATTGATGCCCAATGCTCCTTCCGGCCAGGTTGCCATCGCCCACGGTGCCAAAGGTCGAGCCAAGAGCGACGCTACTGCTTGCGCAAGTGGCTTAGACTCACTGTTCGACGCCTTCATGTATATCAGAGACAATCGCGCCGATGTAATGATTTCAGGTGGCAGCGAGGCCTGCTTGAACTCCTTCACTGTCGCCTCCTTCAACAACATGATGGCTTTGTCCCGCCGCAATGACGCGCCAAAAGAAGCAAGCCGCCCATTTTCAGTCGACCGGGACGGTTTCGTAATCGGCGAAGGTTCAGTGATTTTGATTCTCGAAGAACTGGAACACGCGCTGCGTCGCAACGCCACAATCTACGCCGAGATAGTGGGTGGGGGTGCAACCTGTGATGCGTCACACATAGTAGCACCAGAAGAGACAGGAGACGGAGCCGCACGTGCCATACGCGAGGCCCTGCGTGATGCACAGCTGTCACCGACAGACATCGATTACATCAATGCTCACGGCACATCGACCTTGCTCAACGATGAGCGCGAAACGATGGCAATCAAATCAGTGTTCAAAGAACATGCTTACAAACTGGCAATCTCGAGCACGAAATCAATGGTCGGTCACCTGCTCGGCGGAGCCGGTGCAATCGGCGCGGCTGCCACAGCCCTCTCGTTGCATCACCAGCAATTGCATCCGACCATTAACCTGCACAATCCCGACCCGAAATGCGACCTGGATTTCATTCCCAACGTCTGTCGTGAAGCCAAGGTTGATTACGCGCTAACCGAAGCGCTGGGCTTTGGCGGACACAACACAGTGCTGGCGATGAAACGTTTCGTCGCTTGA
- the cysE gene encoding serine O-acetyltransferase encodes MILRRIKENIDAIFDQDPAARSRLEVVLCYPGFHAVTLHQLSHMLWTHEFYTLARCVSHFSRVTTGIEIHPGATLGRRVFIDHGMGVVIGETTIIGDDCTIYQGVTLGAGAAARMGSTTRGTKRHPTLGNGVVVGSGAEIQGDIMVGDNVRIASGSILLKDVPDNSVVVGVPGRVIYRDGQKVKDEVPDIEAEAIKSLKDRIRKLEKQLQSVMTCMESLQLSSPVPPVNEEEESPTSPTSTDPVDVFLHGAGI; translated from the coding sequence ATGATCCTCAGACGCATAAAAGAGAATATCGACGCCATTTTCGACCAGGATCCGGCAGCAAGATCCAGGCTGGAAGTGGTTCTCTGCTATCCAGGGTTTCACGCCGTCACCCTTCACCAGCTCTCGCATATGCTGTGGACTCATGAGTTCTACACTCTGGCTCGTTGCGTTTCACACTTCAGCCGCGTCACAACAGGCATCGAAATCCATCCGGGGGCAACTTTAGGCCGTCGCGTTTTTATCGACCACGGCATGGGAGTTGTGATTGGAGAGACCACAATCATTGGCGACGACTGCACCATCTACCAGGGCGTCACCCTGGGAGCTGGTGCCGCAGCCCGCATGGGCTCAACCACGCGGGGCACAAAGCGCCACCCGACACTGGGAAACGGTGTAGTGGTGGGCAGTGGCGCCGAGATTCAAGGAGACATCATGGTCGGCGACAACGTTCGCATCGCCTCGGGCTCCATTTTGCTTAAGGACGTTCCGGACAACTCGGTCGTTGTCGGCGTGCCAGGGCGGGTAATTTATCGGGACGGACAAAAAGTCAAAGATGAAGTGCCCGATATCGAAGCTGAAGCCATCAAAAGCCTGAAAGACCGAATTCGCAAACTGGAGAAGCAACTGCAATCAGTCATGACCTGCATGGAATCTTTGCAACTTTCGTCACCGGTCCCACCTGTAAACGAAGAAGAAGAAAGCCCCACTTCGCCCACTTCTACCGATCCAGTCGACGTTTTCTTGCACGGCGCTGGAATTTAG
- a CDS encoding acyl-CoA dehydrogenase, which translates to MNFFLDGSDRLELACSAWISNKLLYGIYAECNAPRRGGKIMPDLALTEEQQEFQKLAREFAENELAPKAYECDQQAKAPEALLKQLWELGLATTLIPDQFGGLGLSLLESCVIAEELAAGCSGIYGVVEANTLAQMIVLALGTDAHKKKLLQPLTESPIFAGVDVNLFASTEKKNDSLKLKDGKVLSGEAVVANGVNADWFVVSPGGSPRQFFVVSKKSAGVECGATAFSVGRKALPLTSIRLNNVQIASDDIFQADQQMLKLLQDQAACLLASGSLGIACSAMKNAIQYSKERKTFGVPIAQHQAVGFMIADMAKDIEAARLLIYQACAIAGAEQTGLVSAAVARSFALDMAMRITTDAVQVYGGYGYSKEYPVEKLMRDAKSYQVYQGSSVDSKVEIGRQLVHQ; encoded by the coding sequence ATGAACTTCTTTTTAGACGGTTCGGACCGTCTGGAGTTGGCTTGTTCTGCGTGGATCTCAAATAAACTGTTGTATGGAATATATGCAGAATGTAACGCGCCCAGGCGCGGAGGAAAGATTATGCCGGACTTAGCATTGACTGAAGAGCAGCAAGAATTTCAGAAGCTGGCGCGCGAGTTTGCTGAAAACGAACTGGCGCCAAAAGCATATGAATGCGATCAGCAGGCAAAGGCTCCCGAAGCACTGTTGAAGCAGTTGTGGGAACTGGGACTGGCGACAACGTTGATTCCGGATCAATTTGGTGGGCTTGGTTTATCTCTTTTGGAATCTTGTGTCATCGCAGAGGAGCTGGCTGCCGGATGCAGTGGCATTTATGGGGTTGTCGAGGCTAACACTCTGGCGCAGATGATTGTGCTTGCGTTGGGTACAGATGCTCACAAGAAAAAGCTTTTGCAACCTCTGACCGAGTCACCAATCTTCGCCGGTGTTGATGTTAATTTGTTTGCCTCGACCGAGAAGAAAAACGACTCTCTCAAACTCAAAGACGGAAAAGTCCTGAGCGGTGAAGCGGTCGTGGCAAATGGTGTCAATGCAGACTGGTTCGTGGTTTCCCCAGGCGGATCTCCTCGCCAATTCTTCGTTGTTTCAAAAAAAAGCGCTGGTGTTGAATGTGGTGCCACTGCTTTCTCGGTCGGCAGAAAAGCTTTGCCGCTCACGTCGATAAGGCTGAACAATGTTCAAATCGCTTCTGACGATATTTTTCAAGCCGATCAACAGATGCTCAAGCTCTTGCAAGATCAAGCCGCTTGTTTGCTTGCTTCCGGTTCGCTTGGTATCGCCTGTAGTGCAATGAAAAATGCCATTCAATATTCAAAGGAGCGAAAGACATTCGGCGTGCCGATCGCCCAGCATCAGGCTGTAGGTTTCATGATTGCCGATATGGCCAAAGATATTGAAGCGGCCAGACTTCTGATTTATCAGGCTTGCGCTATTGCCGGTGCCGAGCAAACCGGCCTGGTGTCGGCTGCAGTGGCGCGGTCGTTTGCTCTGGACATGGCGATGAGAATCACTACTGACGCGGTCCAGGTCTATGGCGGCTATGGATATTCGAAAGAGTATCCGGTCGAGAAGTTGATGCGTGATGCGAAGTCTTATCAAGTCTATCAAGGCAGTAGCGTCGATTCTAAAGTGGAAATCGGTCGTCAGCTTGTTCATCAGTAG
- a CDS encoding ribulose-phosphate 3-epimerase: MAVLVAPSILSADFARLGEEIKRVESAGADWIHVDVMDGQFVPNLTIGPPVVRAIRKQTSLPLDVHLMIVEPDRYLEDFAEAGSDYITVHVEACVHLQRTLSHIRKLGKKAGVSLNPGTSPETIRYVLDDLDLVLIMSVNPGFGGQKFIEAVVPKIKTVKSMLENAGHPEVRISVDGGINPTTGRVVVDAGADVLVAGNAIYGASDINKAVADLHITPTPAGSVK, translated from the coding sequence ATGGCTGTTCTGGTAGCTCCTTCCATATTGTCCGCAGACTTCGCCAGGCTTGGCGAAGAGATCAAGCGAGTAGAGAGCGCAGGCGCCGACTGGATACACGTTGACGTCATGGACGGGCAATTTGTACCGAACCTGACAATAGGACCACCTGTGGTGCGAGCAATTCGCAAGCAGACCAGTTTGCCGCTCGATGTTCATCTGATGATAGTCGAGCCCGATCGATATCTGGAAGATTTCGCCGAAGCAGGCTCCGACTACATTACAGTGCACGTCGAAGCATGCGTACATTTGCAAAGAACGCTCTCTCACATACGCAAGCTCGGCAAAAAAGCTGGTGTTTCCTTAAACCCCGGCACGTCGCCTGAGACGATAAGATATGTTCTGGATGACCTCGATCTGGTTCTGATAATGTCTGTAAATCCTGGTTTCGGAGGGCAGAAATTCATCGAAGCAGTGGTGCCTAAAATCAAAACAGTAAAATCGATGCTCGAGAACGCCGGTCATCCTGAAGTGCGTATCTCCGTCGATGGTGGCATCAATCCGACCACGGGGCGCGTAGTCGTAGATGCTGGTGCAGACGTGCTAGTAGCCGGCAATGCAATTTACGGCGCCAGCGATATCAATAAGGCGGTCGCCGATTTGCATATAACGCCGACACCAGCCGGCAGTGTGAAATAA